A region of Sphingomonas sp. DNA encodes the following proteins:
- a CDS encoding SdpI family protein: MTQRQRELAYALAGAALLIALPLLGAADVLDAGLGQRLSGVAIGLILAAYGNIAPKQLVRYDPESPRPARKQAFIRFSGRVFVIAGLAHALVWALAPIDRATLLSMIPVAAGLILVGLRCASSRSASGNA, from the coding sequence ATGACGCAGAGACAAAGAGAGCTCGCCTACGCGCTGGCCGGCGCCGCCTTGCTCATCGCCCTCCCGCTCCTGGGAGCGGCGGACGTTCTGGACGCGGGGCTGGGGCAACGCCTGTCCGGCGTGGCGATCGGGCTGATCCTTGCCGCCTACGGCAATATCGCCCCGAAGCAACTGGTCCGTTACGATCCGGAGTCCCCGCGGCCGGCGCGCAAGCAGGCGTTCATCCGCTTTTCCGGCCGGGTCTTCGTGATCGCCGGCCTCGCCCACGCTTTGGTCTGGGCGCTCGCGCCGATCGACCGGGCGACGCTCCTCTCGATGATCCCCGTCGCGGCCGGCCTGATTCTGGTCGGCCTGCGCTGCGCGTCGTCGAGATCGGCGTCCGGCAATGCATGA
- a CDS encoding aminotransferase, with amino-acid sequence MNPLFAEMPTSIFEHMSGLAREHDAINLGQGFPDFGWPDDVIAKAAEALAAGSNQYPPMRGLPELREAVAAHYRAHQGIEVDPAHIVVTSGATEALAASMLALVSPGDEVVLIQPLYDAYLPLVKRAGGVPKLVRLTPPDWQITEAALAEAFTERTRLVILNNPHNPTARMFDAEELGLIAAACVKADAIALADEVWEHVAFDGRRHVPLSSLPGMAERTVKVGSAGKIFSLTGWKVGWAVAPPPLIDAVARAHQFVTFTTPPNLQSAVAWGLGKGDDYYAAMRAGFAEGRDRLRAGLEAAGFAVLTAEGSYFLTVDLAASGIDADDTTFCERAVREAGVAAIPLSAFYAENPVRNVIRLCFAKRPDVLAEGIARLKTVRGLYRGQTI; translated from the coding sequence ATGAACCCGCTTTTCGCCGAGATGCCGACCTCGATCTTCGAGCATATGTCCGGCCTCGCCCGCGAACATGATGCGATCAATCTGGGGCAAGGCTTTCCCGATTTCGGCTGGCCCGACGATGTGATCGCGAAGGCCGCCGAGGCGCTGGCGGCCGGCTCCAACCAATATCCGCCGATGCGCGGCCTGCCGGAGCTGCGCGAAGCGGTGGCGGCGCATTACCGGGCGCATCAGGGGATCGAGGTCGATCCGGCGCATATCGTCGTGACTTCGGGCGCGACGGAGGCGCTGGCCGCGAGCATGCTGGCGCTGGTGTCGCCGGGCGACGAGGTGGTGCTGATCCAGCCGCTCTACGATGCCTATCTGCCGCTGGTGAAGCGCGCCGGCGGGGTGCCGAAGCTGGTGCGGCTGACCCCGCCGGACTGGCAGATCACCGAAGCAGCGCTGGCCGAGGCGTTCACCGAGCGGACGCGGCTCGTCATCCTCAACAATCCGCACAATCCCACGGCGCGGATGTTCGACGCGGAGGAATTGGGGCTGATCGCCGCAGCCTGCGTGAAGGCGGATGCGATCGCATTGGCCGACGAGGTGTGGGAGCATGTCGCGTTCGATGGACGCCGGCATGTCCCACTGTCGTCGCTGCCCGGCATGGCCGAGCGAACCGTGAAGGTCGGATCGGCGGGCAAGATCTTCTCGCTGACCGGCTGGAAAGTGGGCTGGGCGGTGGCACCGCCGCCGTTGATCGACGCCGTTGCTCGCGCCCATCAATTCGTCACCTTCACGACGCCGCCCAATCTGCAGAGCGCGGTCGCCTGGGGGCTGGGAAAGGGCGACGATTATTATGCCGCGATGCGCGCCGGCTTCGCCGAGGGACGCGACCGGCTGCGCGCGGGGCTGGAAGCGGCGGGCTTCGCGGTGCTGACGGCGGAAGGCAGCTATTTCCTCACCGTCGATCTCGCCGCGTCCGGCATCGACGCCGACGACACGACCTTCTGCGAGCGGGCAGTGCGCGAGGCGGGGGTGGCGGCGATTCCTTTGTCCGCCTTCTACGCGGAAAATCCGGTGCGCAACGTGATCCGCCTGTGCTTCGCCAAGCGGCCGGACGTGCTGGCCGAGGGCATCGCGCGGCTCAAGACCGTGCGCGGCCTGTATCGCGGCCAGACGATCTAG
- a CDS encoding S8 family serine peptidase: protein MRTRNLMRWAVAAALLLAPDMASQAQLLPPVPPVPPVGDVIDDVGRVGRDVVNDATRAIDNVRTSARELASARLLRQRELVRAYPDLLEMTDLGPALRGEVIAIDPDATVLAAVEAAGFARISEEAIEGLELRAVTLRVPRGWSVDRALSRLRRIAPDGSFAANHLHDRSGAGGAATGALAQGSGGGAAAVGMIDGGVAAHPALRGAVRQQGFAQGAPRPSAHGTAVASLIAGQGAVRGAAPGRPLLVADVYGSDPGGGNAVALARALGWLAQQRVRVVTVSLVGPPNPLVERAVAQARGRGIHIVAAVGNDGPAAPPAYPASYPGVIAVTGVDARNRPLIEAGRARHLDYAAPGADMAAAAPDGRVAAVRGTSYAAPLVAGRLAGHLGAQNPIAALDSEASPRGRGLGRGVICGACRTPLR from the coding sequence ATGTGATCGATGATGTCGGGCGGGTCGGCCGGGACGTGGTGAACGACGCAACGCGTGCCATCGACAATGTTCGGACCAGCGCCCGCGAGCTGGCCAGCGCGCGACTGCTGCGGCAGCGGGAGCTGGTGCGGGCCTATCCGGATCTGCTGGAGATGACCGATCTCGGCCCGGCCTTGCGCGGGGAGGTGATCGCGATCGATCCCGACGCAACCGTGCTGGCGGCAGTGGAGGCGGCGGGCTTCGCGCGGATAAGCGAAGAGGCGATCGAGGGCCTGGAGCTGCGCGCCGTGACCTTGCGCGTGCCGCGCGGCTGGTCGGTGGATAGGGCGTTGTCGCGGCTGCGCCGGATCGCGCCGGACGGCAGCTTCGCCGCCAATCACCTGCACGACCGGAGCGGCGCGGGCGGGGCGGCCACCGGCGCGCTGGCCCAGGGTTCGGGCGGCGGCGCGGCGGCGGTGGGCATGATCGACGGCGGCGTGGCCGCGCATCCGGCATTGCGCGGCGCGGTGCGGCAACAGGGTTTCGCGCAGGGCGCCCCCCGGCCGAGCGCGCACGGCACGGCGGTCGCCTCGCTGATCGCGGGGCAGGGCGCGGTGCGCGGCGCGGCACCGGGCCGGCCGTTGCTGGTCGCGGATGTCTATGGCAGCGACCCGGGCGGTGGCAATGCGGTGGCGCTGGCCCGCGCGCTCGGCTGGTTGGCACAGCAGCGGGTGCGGGTGGTGACGGTCAGCCTGGTCGGCCCCCCCAATCCGCTGGTCGAGCGCGCCGTCGCCCAAGCGCGCGGGCGCGGCATCCATATCGTCGCGGCGGTCGGCAATGACGGCCCGGCCGCGCCGCCGGCCTATCCCGCCTCCTATCCCGGCGTGATCGCGGTGACCGGCGTGGACGCCCGCAACCGGCCGCTGATCGAGGCGGGGCGGGCGCGCCATCTCGATTATGCCGCGCCGGGCGCCGACATGGCCGCCGCCGCCCCGGACGGGCGCGTGGCGGCGGTGCGGGGCACCTCCTATGCCGCACCGCTCGTCGCCGGGCGACTGGCCGGACATCTCGGGGCGCAAAACCCGATCGCCGCGCTCGACTCCGAGGCCAGCCCGAGAGGGCGGGGCCTCGGCCGCGGCGTGATCTGCGGGGCTTGCCGGACGCCGCTTCGATAA
- a CDS encoding winged helix-turn-helix transcriptional regulator, which produces MSSVFKALADPTRRRVLALLRERPMSAGELADRFDVSKPTMSAHFAVLREAGLIDASKHGKSIIYRLRMSVLEEALMELAQAVGLDMARGEAASAGEKKEKEEEA; this is translated from the coding sequence ATGAGCAGCGTGTTCAAAGCCCTCGCCGATCCGACCCGCCGTCGGGTGCTGGCCTTGCTGCGCGAACGGCCGATGAGCGCGGGCGAACTGGCGGACCGGTTCGACGTCTCCAAGCCGACCATGTCGGCCCATTTCGCGGTGCTGCGCGAGGCGGGCCTGATCGATGCCAGCAAGCACGGCAAGTCGATCATCTACCGCCTGCGGATGTCGGTGCTGGAGGAGGCGCTGATGGAGCTCGCCCAAGCCGTCGGGCTCGACATGGCGCGCGGCGAGGCCGCGTCCGCCGGGGAAAAGAAGGAAAAGGAAGAAGAAGCATGA
- a CDS encoding bile acid:sodium symporter: MLDRILPDRFILWLIAAVALAALLPVAGHGAGALDWVTYAAIFSLFFLHGARLPREALIAGVTGWRLHLAILALTFIAFPAIGIALARAFPGLLSPELWTGILYLCALPSTVQTSIAYTSIARGNVAGAVAAAAFSNLLGVFLTPFLVAAMLQAEGSEIALGGIWRIVALLFLPFLLGHALRPFVAPRIEGKPRLTTIVDKGTILLAVYGAFSAATVEGVWSRIPPGEIAVLSALLAALLIFVLALAWAVGRWGGFTHEDRAAILFCGSVKGLVSGVPMARILFPGPMAGIVIVPIMIFHAIQLVVGAWIAGSMGREAKAQGQ; the protein is encoded by the coding sequence GTGCTCGATCGCATCCTCCCAGACCGGTTCATCCTCTGGCTGATCGCGGCGGTCGCGCTCGCGGCGCTGCTACCCGTCGCGGGACATGGGGCCGGGGCGCTCGACTGGGTCACCTATGCGGCGATCTTCTCGCTCTTCTTCCTGCACGGCGCGCGCCTGCCGCGCGAGGCGCTGATCGCGGGCGTCACCGGCTGGCGGCTGCATCTCGCCATCCTGGCGCTCACCTTCATCGCCTTCCCGGCGATCGGCATCGCTCTGGCGCGCGCCTTTCCCGGCCTGCTGTCGCCGGAATTGTGGACCGGCATCCTCTATCTCTGCGCCCTGCCCTCCACCGTGCAGACCTCGATCGCCTATACCTCGATCGCGCGCGGCAATGTCGCCGGGGCGGTCGCGGCGGCGGCCTTTTCCAACCTGCTCGGCGTGTTCCTGACCCCCTTCCTGGTCGCGGCGATGCTGCAGGCGGAGGGGAGCGAGATCGCCTTGGGCGGCATCTGGCGGATCGTCGCTTTGCTCTTCCTCCCCTTCCTGCTCGGCCACGCGCTGCGGCCGTTCGTCGCGCCGCGAATCGAAGGAAAGCCCCGGCTGACGACCATCGTCGACAAGGGCACGATCCTGCTCGCCGTCTACGGCGCCTTTTCCGCCGCGACGGTCGAGGGCGTGTGGAGCCGCATCCCGCCGGGCGAGATCGCCGTGCTGTCGGCGCTGCTCGCCGCCCTGCTCATCTTCGTCCTCGCGCTGGCCTGGGCGGTGGGCCGCTGGGGCGGCTTCACACATGAGGACCGCGCGGCGATCCTGTTCTGCGGCTCGGTGAAGGGGCTGGTGAGCGGCGTGCCGATGGCGCGCATCCTGTTTCCCGGCCCGATGGCGGGGATCGTGATCGTGCCGATCATGATCTTCCACGCCATCCAGCTCGTCGTCGGCGCCTGGATCGCCGGGTCGATGGGGCGTGAGGCGAAGGCGCAAGGTCAATGA